A portion of the Patescibacteria group bacterium genome contains these proteins:
- the pilM gene encoding type IV pilus assembly protein PilM produces the protein MSSFDRFLQIQENLLGVDLGYDSVKIVALKKRGNQNYLKSFNIVNIPAKANQQKDIADRVIADAIKNACRTARPRIFEKTAVSGLPESKVFTKIIQIPKMTDEELAVAVPTEAARHIPIPQNELYLDWFSLGPASQNSLNVLIVAAPRYLVDNYFKIFKSIGIDLIALETKPIAAARAIAKKGEQGTFLILDIGAAAIGISIYDVDSIKFTYTVPHGGNTLTKSLANSLKITDVEAEKLKRETGFKKDPKLNLIAAMSPVINDVIEEINNAIKFYETRTKPARKISEIRLCGGGALTPEIATYLTETTGKKTNIANPFVNIASRTWRKMPQEQILRLTTAAGLALRDQY, from the coding sequence ATGTCTTCATTTGATCGTTTTTTACAAATTCAGGAAAACTTACTTGGTGTTGATTTAGGTTACGATAGCGTAAAAATTGTGGCTTTAAAAAAACGTGGCAATCAAAATTATTTAAAATCCTTTAATATTGTTAATATTCCCGCCAAAGCCAACCAGCAAAAAGACATTGCCGATCGGGTAATTGCTGATGCGATTAAAAACGCTTGTCGAACTGCCAGGCCTCGTATTTTCGAAAAAACCGCCGTTTCCGGTTTGCCAGAATCTAAGGTTTTTACAAAGATAATTCAAATTCCAAAAATGACTGATGAAGAATTAGCTGTTGCCGTCCCCACCGAAGCGGCTCGACATATTCCCATCCCCCAAAATGAATTATATTTAGATTGGTTTTCCTTAGGACCAGCCTCCCAAAATAGCCTAAATGTCCTAATCGTGGCTGCCCCAAGATATTTAGTCGATAATTATTTTAAAATCTTTAAATCTATTGGCATTGATTTGATCGCCCTTGAGACCAAACCAATCGCCGCCGCTCGCGCCATTGCCAAAAAAGGAGAACAAGGTACCTTTTTAATCCTTGATATTGGCGCCGCCGCCATTGGCATTAGCATTTACGATGTTGATAGCATCAAATTCACCTACACCGTACCTCATGGCGGCAACACTTTAACGAAAAGTCTCGCCAATAGCTTAAAAATTACTGATGTTGAAGCTGAAAAACTTAAAAGAGAAACGGGTTTCAAAAAAGACCCTAAGTTAAATCTAATTGCGGCAATGTCGCCGGTTATCAATGATGTCATTGAAGAAATCAATAACGCCATTAAATTTTATGAAACGCGCACCAAGCCGGCCCGTAAAATTTCTGAAATTCGACTTTGTGGGGGCGGGGCATTAACCCCTGAAATTGCCACTTATTTAACCGAAACGACTGGCAAAAAAACCAATATTGCCAACCCATTTGTTAATATCGCCTCACGAACCTGGCGAAAAATGCCTCAAGAACAAATTTTACGATTAACTACAGCGGCTGGCTTAGCTTTAAGGGATCAATACTAA
- a CDS encoding PilX N-terminal domain-containing pilus assembly protein, which yields MKKNKLLNFKIFGQNFRNNSGFALTTVLFIMVIMMAIGTLFISVVSYDLKITKNLKNSNLAFTLAESGIQKALWGLNQPSLNYAGEQNTALGGGKFTVTVAPSASDPNERLITSTGYYPVSSPFPAQRQIQIIASTEASEEEAAFHYAVQIGEWGLEMASNSIINGNVYSNGHIAGASNSHINGDAYAVTTITTPNPEISGTTNPGAPSQQMPVITIDFWKNAASENDDQINGDYTITGTGDFGPRKVVGNLTLGQNSDTTLKGPIYVTGNFVMRSNSTLRLDPQFVSAGTVIVVDGTVVIESNTNIYPTSADPKGYILFASTSTDVFANTINSNGVGGLFYALNGGITINSNGHVVSLIGKKLTLNSSATLDYDMGLASSIFTTGPGGKWLMKSKTWNEIY from the coding sequence ATGAAAAAAAACAAACTTTTAAATTTTAAAATCTTTGGCCAGAATTTTCGTAATAATTCTGGTTTTGCCCTGACTACCGTCCTCTTTATTATGGTGATTATGATGGCAATTGGTACGCTTTTTATCTCCGTTGTTTCTTATGATTTAAAAATTACTAAAAATTTAAAAAACTCTAATTTGGCTTTTACTTTAGCTGAATCTGGCATTCAAAAAGCACTATGGGGCCTCAACCAACCAAGTTTAAATTATGCCGGCGAACAAAATACTGCTCTGGGTGGGGGCAAATTTACGGTCACGGTTGCCCCTTCAGCTTCTGATCCGAACGAAAGACTCATTACTTCGACCGGTTACTACCCAGTTTCTTCACCCTTTCCCGCCCAACGCCAAATTCAAATCATTGCCAGCACCGAAGCTTCTGAAGAAGAAGCCGCCTTCCATTATGCGGTCCAAATTGGTGAATGGGGCTTGGAAATGGCCAGCAATTCTATCATTAATGGTAATGTTTATTCTAATGGCCATATTGCCGGGGCTTCAAATTCACATATTAATGGTGATGCCTATGCGGTCACCACTATTACCACTCCAAATCCGGAAATTTCCGGCACCACCAACCCGGGTGCCCCATCACAACAAATGCCTGTTATCACGATTGATTTTTGGAAAAATGCCGCCAGCGAAAATGACGATCAAATTAACGGCGATTATACTATTACTGGCACCGGCGATTTTGGACCTCGCAAAGTTGTTGGTAATTTAACTCTTGGCCAAAATTCAGATACCACCCTCAAAGGTCCCATATATGTGACCGGGAATTTTGTGATGAGGTCAAATTCAACCCTCAGGCTCGATCCACAATTTGTCTCGGCAGGCACGGTGATTGTTGTTGACGGCACCGTCGTAATCGAAAGCAACACCAATATTTATCCAACCAGTGCTGATCCTAAAGGCTATATTCTTTTCGCCTCCACCAGCACTGATGTTTTTGCCAACACGATTAATTCCAATGGTGTCGGTGGCTTATTTTATGCCTTAAATGGTGGCATTACCATTAATTCAAATGGCCATGTGGTATCACTGATTGGTAAAAAACTCACCTTGAATAGCAGCGCCACCTTAGATTATGACATGGGATTAGCAAGTTCCATCTTTACCACTGGTCCTGGCGGTAAATGGCTTATGAAAAGTAAAACTTGGAACGAAATTTATTAG
- a CDS encoding prepilin-type N-terminal cleavage/methylation domain-containing protein, giving the protein MRFLPQKFVNSKTRRNLKFNQAGFSLMELLVAITVSLLILGSIYTVYAVSQKSYKTGSAQTDLTQNARIGLERISRELRETEEIATVLTATKDNPLVAHEISFRDSNFEKIRYIKYYLSGTDLKRQIYHYYVDSAEVWVSYDTSDAVLSSDEDTIISSNITGLTLYGTSIITIDLTATQGSQTINLQTEIKPRNLI; this is encoded by the coding sequence ATGAGATTTTTGCCCCAAAAATTCGTAAATTCCAAAACTCGTCGCAATTTAAAATTCAATCAAGCCGGTTTTAGCTTAATGGAATTATTAGTTGCGATTACAGTTTCACTCTTGATTTTAGGTTCAATCTATACTGTTTATGCGGTTAGCCAAAAATCTTATAAAACTGGCTCAGCCCAAACTGATTTAACCCAAAACGCCCGCATTGGCTTGGAAAGAATTTCCCGAGAGCTCAGAGAAACTGAAGAAATCGCCACGGTTTTAACTGCCACCAAAGATAATCCCTTAGTTGCACATGAAATTAGTTTTCGAGATTCTAATTTTGAAAAAATAAGATATATTAAATATTACCTTTCCGGCACAGATTTAAAACGTCAGATTTATCACTACTATGTCGATTCCGCTGAAGTCTGGGTTTCATATGACACCAGCGATGCCGTTCTTAGCTCTGATGAGGATACTATTATTTCTAGTAACATCACCGGCTTGACGCTTTATGGAACTTCCATTATCACCATTGATTTAACCGCAACTCAAGGCTCGCAAACAATTAATTTACAAACAGAAATTAAACCTCGGAATTTAATATGA
- a CDS encoding prepilin-type N-terminal cleavage/methylation domain-containing protein encodes MRISRQNLKVKNSKPAKNGFTLVEVLLALLVFIITTTAIIQLFPAGLRATKTSEKETTASNLLQGEIEKIQNTAYVSVTSQVKNRITSDTTSPFYDYYFQTIVIYVNNGLVQSQTETNLKKITATVFWTDGGQQKSLTSTYLKGK; translated from the coding sequence ATGAGAATATCAAGACAAAATCTTAAAGTAAAAAATTCAAAACCGGCCAAAAATGGCTTCACCTTGGTTGAAGTTTTATTGGCTTTGCTGGTTTTTATTATAACCACGACCGCGATTATTCAACTTTTTCCAGCTGGCTTAAGAGCCACCAAAACTTCTGAAAAGGAAACCACCGCTTCAAATTTACTCCAAGGTGAAATAGAAAAGATCCAAAATACTGCATATGTTTCAGTTACAAGTCAGGTAAAAAACCGTATTACAAGTGATACCACAAGCCCATTTTATGATTATTATTTTCAAACCATAGTTATCTATGTAAATAATGGCTTAGTCCAGTCTCAAACAGAAACGAACTTGAAAAAAATTACCGCCACCGTCTTTTGGACTGACGGTGGCCAACAAAAAAGTCTGACCAGCACTTATCTTAAAGGTAAATAA
- a CDS encoding GspH/FimT family pseudopilin — translation MNQYFRQGISIVEVLVVISIILILSVVSFAALTRVAPHYRLTGSAREMVAALREAQSSTVSTQARHLVRFNLGNDSYTNYRLAVDGSETEVSNTNLSRGIRFFQVNLTNNQITFTPSSAPLNYGTIILNNNLGEKITIEITPVGQIKTY, via the coding sequence ATGAATCAATATTTCCGACAAGGCATCAGTATAGTTGAAGTTCTCGTCGTAATTTCTATCATTTTAATCCTTAGCGTTGTTTCCTTCGCGGCCCTGACTCGAGTCGCACCCCATTATCGGTTGACTGGTTCGGCGAGAGAAATGGTCGCAGCCCTACGTGAAGCCCAAAGCTCCACTGTTTCCACTCAAGCTCGGCATTTAGTGAGGTTTAATTTAGGAAACGATAGCTACACCAATTATCGCTTAGCAGTTGATGGCTCTGAAACAGAAGTCAGCAACACCAACCTATCTCGTGGGATTCGCTTTTTCCAAGTAAATCTTACCAATAATCAAATTACTTTTACACCTTCGAGTGCACCCTTAAATTATGGTACCATAATCTTAAATAATAATCTTGGTGAAAAAATTACTATTGAAATTACCCCGGTCGGACAAATTAAAACCTATTAA
- a CDS encoding type II secretion system F family protein — protein sequence MKFIYRAKTEDGVEKAGEVEAANSLAAAEILRKQSLFVTSLSDSSKDLATSSFNILNYFSKKVALRDKVIFTQQLAVMLKSGFPLVAALDTLKNQTNNKYFSEQIAEISEEVKGGNALSDSLSKRSDIFPKIYSQIAKSGEKSGKLDKVLTRLAGDLSKNYDLMSRIKNALIYPIFILISLVAVVVIIMIFVVPQLTSLFNEVGATLPLTTRILVGVSNAFVNYWWLIITIVVGLYLLYRWTKQFPEIKSVFDWISMKTPVVGQLQKKAYLATFVRTLATLTAAGLPILEIFDTLVELTGNVHYQNGLRKVAIKIENGSPVGASLFEDKNFPPLICEMITVGEKSGNLDYVLRNLAKFLEKDVAYMSQNLTTLLEPILMIVMGAGVAFILMSVLGPIYSLVQVIK from the coding sequence ATGAAATTTATATATCGCGCCAAGACTGAAGATGGCGTTGAAAAAGCCGGTGAGGTTGAAGCGGCAAATAGCCTGGCGGCGGCGGAAATTTTAAGAAAACAAAGTCTCTTTGTGACCTCTCTTTCCGATTCCAGTAAAGACTTAGCCACCAGCTCTTTTAATATTTTAAATTATTTTTCGAAAAAAGTCGCTCTCCGCGATAAAGTAATTTTCACTCAACAATTAGCGGTCATGCTTAAATCCGGCTTTCCCTTAGTCGCCGCCTTAGACACCCTCAAAAATCAAACTAATAATAAATATTTCTCCGAGCAAATTGCGGAAATTTCCGAAGAAGTCAAAGGGGGCAATGCTCTTTCCGATTCACTTTCAAAAAGAAGCGATATTTTTCCTAAAATTTATAGCCAAATTGCCAAATCAGGCGAAAAATCCGGCAAGCTCGATAAGGTATTAACCAGATTGGCTGGTGATTTATCTAAAAATTATGACTTAATGTCAAGAATAAAAAACGCCTTAATTTATCCAATCTTTATTTTGATTTCCTTGGTCGCGGTGGTCGTTATTATTATGATTTTTGTGGTGCCTCAATTAACGAGCTTGTTTAATGAAGTCGGTGCCACTTTACCGCTTACCACCAGAATTTTGGTTGGTGTCAGTAATGCATTTGTTAATTATTGGTGGCTAATAATTACGATTGTGGTGGGTTTATATCTCTTATACCGTTGGACTAAACAATTCCCTGAAATTAAATCTGTGTTTGATTGGATTAGCATGAAAACCCCGGTAGTTGGTCAATTACAAAAAAAGGCTTATTTGGCCACTTTTGTCAGAACCTTAGCCACTCTAACTGCGGCCGGTTTGCCAATTTTGGAAATTTTCGATACCTTAGTCGAATTAACCGGCAATGTTCATTATCAAAATGGGCTTAGAAAGGTGGCTATTAAAATTGAAAATGGTTCACCGGTTGGCGCCTCTCTTTTCGAAGATAAAAATTTTCCACCTTTAATCTGCGAGATGATCACGGTCGGTGAAAAATCGGGTAACTTAGACTATGTTTTACGTAATTTAGCCAAATTTTTAGAAAAAGATGTCGCTTATATGAGCCAAAACTTAACGACTTTACTCGAACCAATTTTAATGATTGTCATGGGTGCGGGCGTTGCCTTTATTTTGATGTCTGTTTTAGGTCCAATTTATAGTTTAGTTCAAGTTATTAAATAG